A genomic segment from Luteibacter aegosomatis encodes:
- a CDS encoding ligase-associated DNA damage response DEXH box helicase: protein MPTPSTRSAAWRRAERRLLDWFASQERRAAPFQRAAWRAWGDGQSGLLHAPTGTGKTLAAAGGPLIDGVLHPATGLQLLWITPLRSLATDTVQHLSAAVEAMDLPWRVLRRTGDSGSAERARLRRGACELLVTTPESLALLLSYPDARERFARLRGIVVDEWHELIGNKRGTLLQLGLARLRRQLPDLRTWALSATLGNLDEALRALCGEGMLIAGGTRRKTRVETALPESDERFPWAGHLGLSQLPRVLDAVLSATTSLVFANTRSQAELWHEALSSVWPEAPDTLALHHGSIDPKLRADTEERLRVGTLRCVVATSSLDLGVDFSAVERVIQIGSPKSIARLLQRAGRSGHRPGAISRILCVPTHLLELAEVAAARRALAADHLEPRHPPRGSLDVLAQHLVTMALGGGFHPDEAFDEVTSALAYAQLPRERFDAVLAYLQTGGSALASYPEYHKLVVRDGRYRVESGRVARMHRLSIGTITSDGTLQVRYMKGARLGSVEEAFVARLRPGDRFLFAGRHLELVRVRDMTAYVRAATTRRGGVPRWMGGRLPLSGELSDELREVLADPEASEAEMRALRPLLAIQRGQSAVPGLDEYLCERTRTREGDYLFVYPFAGRLAHEGMAALLGYRLSRRYPGDYGYAVNDYGFTLTAAHMPPLDEAALRTLLHPWHLRQDIRDSVNLTELARRQFREVARVAGLVFNGYPAHSKTLRQLQASSGLLFDVLKRHDPAHPLLWQAEREVLEQQLDYSRLRACLVRMARARLLWRETPRLSPLAFPLWVERIRGGIAADDWKTRVERMRDSLEAKA from the coding sequence ATGCCGACACCCTCGACACGCTCCGCGGCCTGGCGGCGGGCTGAGCGGCGTCTGCTCGACTGGTTCGCCTCGCAGGAACGTCGCGCGGCGCCTTTCCAGCGCGCGGCATGGCGGGCCTGGGGCGACGGCCAGAGCGGCCTGCTGCACGCACCGACGGGCACGGGAAAAACGCTCGCGGCGGCGGGAGGCCCGTTGATCGATGGCGTGTTGCATCCCGCCACGGGACTGCAATTGCTCTGGATCACGCCGCTACGCTCGCTCGCCACCGATACGGTGCAACACCTGAGCGCCGCCGTGGAGGCGATGGACCTGCCTTGGCGCGTGCTTCGCCGCACGGGTGACAGCGGCAGCGCGGAACGTGCGCGACTGCGCCGCGGCGCCTGCGAGCTGCTGGTGACCACGCCGGAAAGCCTGGCCCTGTTGCTGAGCTATCCCGACGCGCGCGAACGTTTCGCCCGCCTGCGCGGCATCGTGGTCGACGAATGGCACGAATTGATCGGCAACAAACGCGGCACGCTGCTGCAACTCGGGCTCGCACGCCTGCGCCGCCAGTTGCCGGACCTGCGCACCTGGGCCCTGTCCGCCACGCTGGGCAATCTCGACGAAGCCCTGCGCGCGCTCTGTGGCGAAGGCATGCTCATCGCCGGCGGAACCCGGCGCAAGACGCGGGTGGAAACGGCCCTGCCCGAAAGCGACGAGCGCTTCCCGTGGGCCGGTCATCTCGGACTGTCGCAGCTGCCGCGCGTGCTCGACGCCGTACTGTCCGCCACCACCAGCCTCGTTTTCGCCAACACCCGATCCCAGGCCGAGCTGTGGCACGAGGCCTTGTCGTCGGTGTGGCCCGAAGCCCCCGACACGCTGGCGTTGCACCATGGCTCCATCGATCCCAAACTGCGCGCCGACACCGAAGAACGCCTGCGCGTGGGCACGCTGCGTTGCGTGGTGGCGACATCCAGCCTCGATCTCGGCGTCGACTTCTCCGCGGTGGAACGCGTGATACAGATCGGCAGCCCGAAGAGCATCGCCCGTCTGCTGCAACGTGCCGGCCGCAGCGGCCATCGGCCGGGAGCCATATCGCGCATCCTTTGCGTACCCACGCACCTGCTCGAACTGGCCGAGGTCGCCGCGGCGCGGCGCGCGCTCGCCGCCGATCACCTCGAACCGCGCCATCCGCCGCGCGGTTCCCTCGACGTGCTGGCCCAGCACCTGGTCACGATGGCACTCGGCGGCGGCTTCCATCCCGATGAAGCCTTCGACGAGGTGACCTCCGCGCTCGCCTACGCCCAACTGCCGCGCGAACGTTTCGACGCCGTGCTCGCCTATCTGCAGACCGGCGGCTCGGCACTGGCGAGTTACCCGGAATACCACAAGCTCGTCGTGAGGGACGGCCGGTACAGGGTGGAAAGCGGTCGCGTCGCCCGCATGCATCGCCTCTCCATCGGCACGATCACGTCCGACGGCACACTGCAGGTACGCTACATGAAGGGGGCGCGGCTGGGCAGCGTGGAAGAAGCCTTCGTCGCCCGCCTCCGCCCGGGCGACCGGTTTCTCTTCGCCGGACGGCACCTGGAACTCGTACGCGTGCGCGACATGACCGCCTACGTCCGCGCCGCCACCACCCGCCGCGGCGGCGTGCCCCGCTGGATGGGCGGGCGCCTGCCGCTGTCGGGCGAATTGTCGGACGAGCTGCGCGAGGTGTTGGCCGATCCCGAGGCATCCGAAGCCGAGATGCGCGCCTTGCGGCCCTTGCTGGCCATCCAGCGAGGGCAATCGGCGGTGCCCGGCCTGGACGAATACCTCTGCGAGCGCACGCGGACGCGGGAGGGCGACTATCTGTTCGTCTACCCCTTTGCCGGCCGGCTCGCCCACGAGGGCATGGCCGCGTTGCTCGGATACCGGTTATCGCGCCGGTACCCCGGCGATTACGGTTACGCCGTGAACGACTACGGTTTCACCTTGACCGCCGCGCACATGCCACCGCTGGATGAAGCGGCACTGCGCACGCTGCTTCATCCGTGGCACCTGCGCCAGGACATCCGCGACAGCGTGAACCTCACCGAACTGGCGCGGCGGCAGTTCCGCGAGGTGGCGCGCGTGGCCGGGCTGGTCTTCAACGGCTACCCGGCCCACAGCAAGACCCTGCGTCAATTGCAGGCTTCCAGCGGCCTGTTGTTCGACGTGCTGAAGCGGCACGACCCCGCGCATCCGCTGCTCTGGCAGGCCGAACGCGAGGTGCTCGAGCAGCAGTTGGACTACTCGCGGCTTCGTGCCTGCCTGGTGCGCATGGCACGCGCCCGTCTGCTCTGGCGCGAAACGCCCCGTCTCTCGCCGCTGGCCTTTCCGCTATGGGTCGAGCGCATTCGCGGCGGCATCGCCGCCGACGACTGGAAAACTCGGGTGGAGCGCATGCGCGATTCGCTGGAGGCCAAGGCATGA
- a CDS encoding copper homeostasis protein CutC produces the protein MALLEVAANSVASAFAAQEGGAHRVELCASLDEGGVTPSHGTIRLAREGLEIPLYVLIRPRAGDFVYENAEIEAMLDDIAHCRQLGCAGVVVGALTPEGEVDEDACERFVEASGPMGITFHRAFDLVPDRSSTLETIIDLGFDRVLSSGGMPSAVTGAASLEKLVRQARQRIVVMPGAGITPDNVASLRDATHAVEFHASAKRRLPSAMRRAPADALGMGDGETRTDPAIVRALVAALA, from the coding sequence ATGGCCCTGCTGGAAGTCGCCGCCAATTCGGTCGCTTCGGCGTTCGCGGCGCAGGAAGGCGGCGCGCATCGCGTCGAGCTGTGCGCGAGCCTCGACGAGGGCGGGGTCACGCCGTCTCACGGCACCATTCGCCTTGCGCGCGAGGGGCTGGAGATTCCGCTCTACGTGCTCATCCGGCCGAGGGCAGGTGACTTCGTCTACGAAAACGCCGAAATCGAGGCCATGCTCGACGACATCGCGCATTGCCGCCAACTGGGTTGCGCGGGCGTGGTCGTCGGCGCGCTCACCCCCGAAGGCGAAGTGGACGAAGATGCCTGCGAGCGCTTCGTGGAGGCGTCGGGCCCGATGGGCATCACGTTCCATCGCGCCTTCGACCTCGTGCCGGATCGCTCGTCGACGCTGGAGACGATCATCGACCTGGGCTTCGATCGCGTATTGAGTTCCGGTGGCATGCCCAGCGCGGTGACGGGTGCCGCATCGCTGGAAAAACTCGTCAGGCAGGCCAGGCAACGCATCGTGGTGATGCCCGGTGCGGGCATCACGCCCGACAACGTCGCCTCGCTGCGCGACGCGACCCATGCGGTCGAGTTCCATGCATCGGCCAAGCGTCGCCTGCCGTCGGCGATGCGCCGCGCGCCCGCCGACGCGCTGGGCATGGGCGACGGCGAAACGCGCACCGATCCGGCGATCGTGCGGGCGCTGGTGGCTGCGTTGGCCTGA
- the pdeM gene encoding ligase-associated DNA damage response endonuclease PdeM, which yields MTHGIEVAGERLDLHAERAVFWPAKRILFVADVHFGKGAVFRRAGIAVPSGDTDDDLARLDALIAWYAPAQIVVLGDLVHGAPGRHSDWVERVRAWRARHGDVRMRLVAGNHDRHMDARLLGFELCPDRVAEPPFVLSHDPRPDERGYVLAGHVHPGVVVRDGWRKHRLPAFVFDASVGVLPAFGTMTGLHEVIMEPKRRIVAVTPGGLLPLTSAQGSRTGSAPTLR from the coding sequence ATGACCCACGGCATCGAGGTGGCCGGCGAACGCCTGGATCTGCATGCGGAGCGTGCGGTCTTCTGGCCCGCGAAACGCATCCTGTTCGTCGCGGACGTGCACTTCGGCAAGGGCGCGGTCTTCCGCCGCGCGGGCATCGCGGTGCCCAGCGGCGATACCGACGACGACCTCGCCCGGCTCGATGCGTTGATCGCATGGTACGCGCCGGCGCAGATCGTCGTCCTGGGCGACCTCGTGCACGGCGCACCTGGACGGCATAGCGACTGGGTGGAGCGCGTGCGCGCATGGCGCGCGCGCCATGGCGACGTTCGCATGCGGCTCGTCGCGGGCAACCACGACCGGCACATGGATGCGCGCCTGCTCGGCTTCGAGCTCTGCCCGGACCGCGTGGCCGAGCCGCCGTTCGTGCTGTCGCATGATCCGCGGCCGGACGAACGCGGTTACGTGCTGGCCGGGCACGTGCACCCGGGCGTAGTGGTCCGCGACGGATGGCGCAAGCATCGGTTGCCGGCGTTCGTCTTCGACGCAAGCGTGGGCGTGTTGCCGGCGTTCGGCACGATGACGGGGTTGCATGAGGTCATCATGGAGCCGAAGCGACGGATCGTCGCCGTGACCCCCGGAGGGCTCCTGCCGCTCACGTCTGCGCAGGGATCGCGGACAGGGTCCGCTCCCACCCTTCGGTAG